In Mycoavidus cysteinexigens, a genomic segment contains:
- a CDS encoding ABC transporter permease yields MKMAAASTALDAGAALSVSKTPWQRIGLRFKQNRLGYWSLILLVSLFALSLLAPLYSDDRPLLIQYEGKWYFPIWSTYAETTFGGDFPTPVDYLDPYIHQRLTAAGNFALYPLNHYDYNTLNYFSGAPNPAPPSHENWLGTDDRGRDVLARLIYGFRTSLLFALALTTLGTVLGVLAGALQGYFGGRFDLLCQRLIEIWGALPELYLLIIFASIFEPSLLLLVALLSLFGWLGLADYMRAEFLRNRTQDYVKAARAMGLSHWKIIWRHILPNSLTPLITFLPFRMSGAILALTSLDFLGLGVPATTPSLGELLAQGKANLDAWWISLTTFGVLVITLLLLSFIGSALRDALDMRLADRVQAAGGTLL; encoded by the coding sequence TTGAAGATGGCAGCAGCATCGACTGCGCTTGATGCCGGCGCGGCTTTATCTGTGTCTAAAACGCCGTGGCAGCGGATTGGGCTGCGTTTTAAGCAAAATCGGCTTGGCTATTGGAGCCTAATCTTATTAGTCAGTCTCTTTGCGCTTAGCCTATTAGCGCCGCTTTATTCAGATGATCGGCCGTTACTGATTCAGTACGAGGGGAAATGGTATTTCCCAATATGGTCGACTTATGCAGAAACCACCTTTGGCGGTGATTTTCCAACCCCAGTCGATTATCTCGATCCTTATATTCATCAGCGCTTAACCGCAGCCGGCAATTTTGCGCTTTATCCCCTCAACCATTATGACTACAACACATTAAACTATTTTTCCGGTGCGCCCAATCCAGCGCCGCCCTCTCATGAAAACTGGTTAGGCACCGATGATCGAGGGCGCGATGTATTGGCGCGCCTGATTTATGGTTTTCGCACCTCGCTTTTATTTGCTTTGGCGCTGACTACGCTAGGGACCGTGTTGGGTGTCTTGGCCGGAGCTTTACAAGGGTATTTTGGCGGGCGTTTCGATTTGCTATGTCAACGCTTGATTGAAATCTGGGGTGCTTTGCCGGAACTGTATTTACTCATCATTTTTGCTTCGATTTTTGAGCCCAGCTTGCTGTTACTGGTTGCGTTACTATCGCTTTTTGGCTGGCTGGGCTTAGCCGATTATATGCGTGCTGAATTTTTGCGCAATCGCACGCAAGATTATGTGAAAGCGGCGCGCGCCATGGGTTTATCGCATTGGAAAATTATTTGGCGTCATATCTTGCCTAATAGCCTGACCCCGCTGATCACCTTTTTGCCCTTTAGAATGAGCGGCGCTATTTTGGCGCTGACCAGCCTTGATTTCCTTGGGCTGGGCGTGCCTGCGACCACGCCGAGCCTGGGCGAGTTATTGGCGCAAGGCAAAGCCAATTTGGATGCCTGGTGGATCTCGCTCACCACCTTTGGGGTGTTGGTGATAACGCTGTTGCTGCTGTCATTTATTGGCAGTGCGCTGCGCGATGCGCTCGATATGCGGCTAGCAGATAGGGTGCAAGCGGCGGGTGGCACGTTACTATAA
- a CDS encoding microcin C ABC transporter permease YejB — translation MWGYLCKRVLLMIPTLIGVLTLTFLVIQCVPGGPVEQTVQELRKAAASGQARQEASAAFAYRAQNGIDAQQIEQLKALYGFDKPPLERYGLMLLNFARFELGESYFHHRSVWSLIVSKLPVSISIGLWTFLLSYLVSVPLGIAKAMHHGSRFDLISSLVVLSAYAIPGFMLGVLLLVLFGGGSFWQLFPLRGLSSDNWPELSLFGKILDYLWHLALPLAASVLGSFAVITMLTKNAFLEEVRKQYVLTARAKGLPERQVLIKHVFRNALLPLIVGFPAAFIGAFFSGSLLIETLFSLDGLGLLSYESVLRRDYPVVLGSLYLFTLIGLVAKLLSDLCYVWVDPRIRFGQGEP, via the coding sequence ATGTGGGGTTATTTATGCAAACGCGTTTTGCTGATGATTCCTACGCTGATTGGCGTCTTAACGCTGACTTTCCTGGTGATTCAATGTGTGCCGGGGGGGCCGGTGGAGCAGACGGTACAAGAGCTGCGCAAGGCGGCAGCGAGTGGGCAAGCGCGGCAAGAGGCGAGCGCTGCCTTTGCCTACCGTGCGCAAAATGGCATTGATGCGCAGCAGATCGAGCAGCTTAAAGCGCTTTATGGTTTTGATAAGCCGCCGCTGGAGCGCTATGGTTTAATGCTGCTGAATTTTGCGCGCTTTGAGTTGGGCGAAAGCTATTTTCATCATCGCAGCGTATGGTCATTAATTGTCTCAAAACTGCCCGTATCCATCAGTATCGGCTTATGGACCTTTCTCCTCAGTTATTTGGTTTCGGTGCCGCTTGGCATTGCAAAAGCCATGCATCATGGTTCTCGCTTTGATTTAATCAGTAGCCTAGTCGTGTTGTCCGCCTATGCGATTCCGGGGTTTATGCTTGGCGTGCTTTTATTGGTGCTATTTGGTGGCGGGTCATTTTGGCAACTTTTCCCGTTACGCGGTTTGAGTTCGGACAATTGGCCCGAATTGAGTCTGTTCGGCAAAATTTTGGATTATTTATGGCACCTGGCGCTGCCCCTGGCTGCCTCAGTGTTAGGTAGCTTTGCCGTAATTACAATGTTGACCAAAAATGCTTTTTTGGAAGAGGTGCGTAAGCAATACGTCCTCACTGCGCGCGCTAAAGGCCTACCCGAGCGGCAAGTGCTAATTAAGCATGTGTTTCGGAATGCGCTGCTGCCGTTGATTGTTGGCTTTCCAGCCGCATTTATTGGCGCTTTCTTTAGTGGTAGCTTGCTGATTGAAACGCTTTTTTCACTGGATGGACTTGGCTTATTGTCTTATGAATCCGTGCTGCGGCGCGACTATCCAGTGGTCTTGGGCTCACTTTATTTATTCACTTTGATTGGTTTAGTGGCTAAATTATTATCCGACCTTTGCTACGTGTGGGTTGACCCACGCATTCGATTTGGACAAGGAGAGCCTTGA
- a CDS encoding extracellular solute-binding protein: protein MKQRFFVGADGSDCCARLAYGWSACWLFLLFCLSGVLPIRDADAAHAVAQYGQPKYAPGFAHFAYVNPDAPKRGTLTLANPNRRTSFDKFNPFTLRGNEAPGIGLLFETLLTASADEVASAYGLLADEIQVAPDGKSVVFHIHPQARFSNGDPVTAHEVKYSYEMLVSQAAAPVYRVIYADIAGVTILDRLTLRFDFKRSAPELPLLAGGLPVFSPKWVERKDKNAVPSQALQSEGLLRKGAQQTMPFDQLTFEMPVSSGPYLIEHYDNGRSITYRRNPAYWGADLPVRRGMYNFERIVYKLYGDDTARLEAFKAGEFDALVEYRARHWVRSYVGKRFKRGELIKGEFKQHNGASMQGFFINTRRPFFADKRVREALGLAFDFEWANRQLFYQQYERINSYFANSELAAPKLPDDAELKLLNPLKAQLDASVWGPLPQPPVTTAPDSLRSNLRRARELLAQAGWIYRDGALRNAQGEPLRFEILDDSGGNIAQISSAYARNLEKLGIEVKFRTLDFALYQKRLENFDFDLTTLVLPAGQSPGVETLEHFGSQAAKTIGSSNVSGIQIAAVDSLLNALLAARTRDELKTATHALDRVLLHGYYVVPHWYTSKHRIAYRETLAHPAVLPLYYSAEDWIVSQWWEQNPAVWRVDQPRQTKSSKVAGQALPSFSSLAVEH from the coding sequence ATGAAACAGCGCTTTTTCGTTGGGGCGGATGGCAGTGACTGTTGCGCTCGTTTGGCTTATGGCTGGAGCGCGTGTTGGCTGTTCCTGCTCTTTTGTTTAAGCGGGGTGCTGCCAATCCGTGACGCTGATGCCGCCCATGCAGTTGCGCAATATGGGCAACCTAAGTATGCGCCTGGTTTTGCGCATTTCGCTTATGTTAATCCTGACGCTCCTAAGCGGGGTACATTAACCTTGGCGAATCCTAATCGACGGACTAGCTTTGATAAATTTAATCCGTTTACATTGCGCGGCAATGAAGCGCCTGGCATTGGACTATTGTTTGAAACCTTGCTTACCGCTAGTGCGGATGAGGTTGCGAGCGCGTATGGCTTATTGGCTGACGAGATTCAGGTTGCGCCCGATGGCAAATCAGTGGTATTTCATATTCATCCACAAGCGCGTTTTTCAAATGGTGATCCGGTCACTGCGCATGAGGTTAAATATTCATATGAGATGCTGGTGAGCCAGGCGGCTGCGCCTGTGTATCGGGTGATTTACGCAGATATTGCTGGGGTAACCATTCTTGATCGGCTGACGCTACGATTTGATTTTAAGCGGAGCGCGCCTGAGCTGCCCTTGCTCGCGGGAGGGTTGCCGGTATTTTCTCCTAAGTGGGTAGAGCGCAAGGACAAAAATGCGGTTCCGAGCCAGGCCCTCCAGTCGGAAGGGCTGCTGCGTAAAGGTGCTCAGCAAACGATGCCATTTGACCAACTTACGTTTGAGATGCCGGTGAGTAGCGGCCCCTATTTAATTGAGCATTATGACAACGGCCGCTCAATCACATATCGTCGTAATCCGGCTTATTGGGGCGCAGATTTACCTGTGCGGCGTGGGATGTATAACTTTGAGCGGATTGTATATAAGCTGTATGGCGATGATACCGCCCGCTTAGAAGCCTTTAAAGCGGGCGAGTTTGATGCGCTGGTTGAATACCGCGCTCGCCATTGGGTACGGAGTTATGTAGGTAAACGCTTTAAGCGCGGTGAATTGATCAAAGGTGAATTTAAACAGCATAATGGCGCGTCGATGCAGGGCTTTTTCATCAATACCCGCCGCCCATTTTTTGCGGATAAGCGGGTGCGCGAAGCGCTAGGGCTGGCATTTGATTTTGAATGGGCGAACCGTCAGCTTTTTTACCAACAATATGAGCGCATCAATAGCTATTTTGCAAACAGTGAATTGGCGGCGCCTAAATTACCCGATGACGCTGAGCTCAAGTTGTTAAATCCTTTAAAAGCTCAGCTTGATGCTTCGGTCTGGGGGCCATTGCCACAGCCGCCCGTGACCACTGCGCCGGATTCATTGCGCAGCAATTTACGGCGCGCGCGTGAGTTGCTCGCGCAAGCAGGATGGATCTATCGGGATGGCGCGTTGCGTAATGCGCAAGGCGAGCCATTGCGCTTTGAAATTTTGGACGATAGCGGTGGCAATATCGCTCAAATTTCATCCGCCTATGCGCGCAATCTTGAAAAATTAGGAATTGAAGTCAAGTTTCGTACGCTCGATTTTGCGCTTTATCAAAAACGCCTGGAAAATTTTGACTTTGATCTCACCACGCTAGTCTTGCCGGCGGGGCAAAGCCCTGGCGTCGAAACGCTGGAGCACTTTGGCAGTCAGGCGGCCAAGACCATCGGTTCGAGTAATGTCAGTGGCATTCAAATCGCGGCGGTGGATAGCTTATTAAACGCACTGCTTGCAGCCCGCACGCGCGATGAATTAAAAACCGCCACTCATGCGCTGGATCGCGTATTGCTGCATGGCTATTATGTGGTGCCACATTGGTATACATCAAAGCATCGCATTGCTTACCGCGAGACGCTGGCGCATCCGGCGGTGTTGCCGTTGTATTATTCAGCCGAAGATTGGATTGTGAGTCAATGGTGGGAGCAAAACCCCGCTGTTTGGCGCGTAGACCAGCCACGGCAGACAAAGTCGAGCAAGGTTGCCGGACAAGCGCTTCCTAGTTTTTCGTCTTTAGCGGTTGAGCATTAA
- the fabI gene encoding enoyl-ACP reductase FabI produces MGFLAGKRILLTGLLSNRSIAYGIAQACHREGAELAFTYVGERFKQRVTDFAKEFGSELVLPCDVAEDAQIEETFTTLKTHWDHLDGLVHSIGFAPREAIAGDFLEGLTRENFKIAHDISAYSFAALAKAALPLLSDDASLLTLTYLGAEKVVPNYNTMGLAKASLEASVRYLAAALGPKGIRVNGISAGPIKTLAASGIKGFGKILEFVEAHAPLRRNVGIEQVGNAAAFLLSDLAAGVSAEIMHVDSGFNAVVAGMDAAEE; encoded by the coding sequence ATGGGCTTTCTCGCTGGTAAACGCATTTTACTCACCGGACTTTTATCCAACCGCTCAATTGCTTACGGCATTGCGCAAGCTTGCCATCGTGAAGGCGCTGAACTCGCCTTTACTTATGTTGGCGAACGCTTCAAACAACGCGTCACTGATTTTGCTAAAGAGTTCGGCAGTGAATTAGTTTTACCCTGCGATGTCGCTGAAGATGCGCAAATTGAGGAAACCTTCACCACGCTAAAAACGCATTGGGACCACTTGGATGGCTTAGTCCACTCAATCGGCTTTGCACCACGCGAAGCCATTGCCGGCGATTTTCTGGAAGGTTTAACGCGTGAAAATTTCAAAATAGCGCATGATATTTCAGCTTATAGTTTTGCCGCACTCGCCAAAGCTGCGCTGCCGCTTTTATCAGACGATGCGTCGCTGCTCACTCTGACTTACCTGGGCGCTGAAAAGGTCGTGCCAAACTATAATACGATGGGCCTAGCCAAAGCCTCGCTAGAAGCTAGCGTACGTTATTTAGCCGCCGCTCTCGGTCCGAAGGGGATCCGGGTTAACGGCATTTCCGCGGGCCCGATTAAGACCTTAGCGGCTAGCGGCATTAAAGGTTTTGGCAAAATTTTAGAATTTGTTGAAGCTCATGCGCCTTTGCGTCGCAACGTCGGGATTGAGCAGGTAGGAAATGCTGCCGCTTTCTTATTATCTGATTTAGCCGCGGGGGTGAGTGCGGAAATCATGCATGTAGACAGTGGCTTTAATGCGGTGGTCGCTGGGATGGATGCAGCGGAAGAATAA
- a CDS encoding WD40 repeat domain-containing protein, protein MFSQISSSGSSYIAPVRQQKEPTSLLPLPKDIMEKIEDLMDPDTRLSYGEALLDLTENKKVLSSPAWRLSLLSCLLERVSSKRHAIFLAQIPEVKKFVFDQFRALWEQKSTEFHRIVEIPVLFNLLHSIQDQEVLNFLAEKVQQTTDLRWRLLMWIERSKTEEVQTQAANAMTLLVKAGVSLSGKNFQGIRVPGADLSYGVFDSTLFQGADLSRVNLRGAWLREANFAGANLDQACFGETLLASAKDRALQQVKSTSLQQALTEQTDNFIARSQDEKWFVSGKDDAINLWSVNATPSPQLHRTFKRSGYLRGNYLPIAFSPDSRWLTLSHTDSAIELWSLKTDAPILCQTLQGWPSYLGVFYLAFSSDGNRLIASNQSEIKLWLFEDELFKLQYAVSEKGSLNSVSFSPDGQWLALNKKDHPEIEVWALKIDQPILQHQLKGHTDSIKALSFSPNGDWLLSSDRHIVKLWLVKNTSFVPWQTWHVDSFTSYSVMPTLRSQWVTAFSNGFNQYISYAGKGSEPWAVEIDARLCWRVPAGHANTGSIQNIVFSRDGRRLASSHHDRTINLWSLEMGVPTFEKTLKMKVLNQLEKSGTFSNLAFSRDSRWLGAVDGHAINLWNLSALEGEFSYYPLRGHAKAVEDLAFSPDGRWLVSASADKTVRLWSLQTYPPEFVRELTKMPHHYGTVYSVAFSEDGKWLAAGAGDFVLKLWPLPFNKKSLSAPHTFQVGGFSQERDPVSFWNLAFSPDSQQLAIGCDDNWVRHWSLSDNPPAEIYDFSMRQADGIKNVAFSPDGEWLATSDWNKSVCVWSAASGKRLAKIDGFVGPATLTARWWKNDQDSAFQDNVFLITGGPDQAIRFWRVIKTDNQGCQVSLHWTSHQTRLTATRAYIEGARNLSSTAQKLLIGYGAQDPSASISDEEHSVSEGEYPVLEGAYPVSEGEYPVSEGDLW, encoded by the coding sequence ATGTTTTCACAGATTTCGAGTTCAGGGAGTTCTTACATCGCTCCTGTCAGGCAACAGAAAGAGCCTACTTCTTTATTGCCTTTGCCCAAAGACATAATGGAGAAGATTGAAGATTTGATGGATCCAGATACGCGGCTTAGCTACGGTGAGGCGCTGCTAGATTTAACTGAAAATAAGAAAGTGCTCTCTTCTCCTGCATGGAGGTTGAGTCTGCTGTCCTGTTTATTAGAAAGAGTTTCATCAAAGCGTCACGCCATTTTCTTAGCCCAAATACCCGAAGTGAAAAAATTCGTCTTTGACCAATTTCGGGCGCTATGGGAGCAAAAATCCACAGAATTCCATCGGATAGTAGAGATACCGGTTCTATTTAATCTGCTTCATTCGATACAAGATCAAGAGGTACTTAATTTCCTTGCTGAGAAGGTGCAACAAACGACTGATTTGCGGTGGCGGCTTTTAATGTGGATTGAACGCTCAAAAACCGAGGAAGTGCAAACTCAGGCAGCCAATGCGATGACTCTATTAGTGAAAGCTGGCGTGTCATTGAGCGGAAAGAACTTTCAAGGGATTCGAGTGCCAGGAGCAGATTTAAGTTACGGAGTATTTGACTCTACGCTATTCCAGGGAGCGGATTTAAGCCGGGTAAACTTGCGCGGCGCGTGGTTGCGAGAAGCCAATTTTGCGGGTGCAAATTTGGATCAAGCGTGTTTTGGAGAAACGCTCCTCGCTTCAGCCAAAGATAGGGCGTTGCAGCAGGTTAAATCTACATCGCTTCAGCAGGCATTAACAGAACAAACCGATAACTTTATAGCGCGCTCGCAAGATGAAAAGTGGTTTGTTTCGGGTAAGGATGATGCTATTAATTTATGGTCGGTTAATGCAACCCCTTCACCTCAGCTTCATCGTACATTCAAACGCAGCGGCTACTTACGCGGCAACTACTTGCCAATTGCCTTCTCGCCAGATAGTCGGTGGCTGACGTTAAGTCATACCGACTCGGCTATTGAGCTATGGTCTCTAAAAACAGATGCGCCAATCCTTTGTCAGACTCTGCAGGGATGGCCTAGTTACCTTGGTGTATTTTATCTCGCCTTCTCATCTGATGGGAATAGGCTTATCGCTAGCAATCAGAGTGAGATTAAGTTGTGGTTGTTTGAAGACGAACTGTTTAAGCTTCAATATGCGGTTAGCGAAAAAGGTAGCTTAAATAGTGTGTCATTTTCTCCAGATGGCCAATGGTTAGCTTTGAATAAAAAAGACCATCCTGAGATTGAAGTATGGGCACTCAAAATTGACCAGCCTATACTTCAGCATCAATTAAAAGGACATACTGACTCAATAAAGGCTTTGTCATTTTCGCCAAATGGCGATTGGTTACTCTCAAGTGACAGACATATTGTTAAGTTATGGCTGGTAAAAAATACTTCTTTTGTGCCTTGGCAAACATGGCATGTTGATTCTTTTACAAGCTACAGTGTTATGCCTACCTTACGCAGCCAATGGGTAACAGCGTTTTCTAACGGTTTTAATCAGTACATTAGTTATGCTGGTAAAGGCAGCGAACCATGGGCGGTAGAAATTGATGCACGCCTATGTTGGCGCGTTCCGGCTGGGCATGCGAATACTGGTTCGATACAGAATATAGTATTTTCGCGTGATGGGCGTCGTTTGGCTTCTAGCCACCACGACAGAACCATAAATTTGTGGTCGTTGGAAATGGGGGTGCCTACTTTCGAGAAGACGTTGAAAATGAAAGTGCTTAATCAGTTGGAGAAAAGTGGAACATTTTCAAATTTAGCATTTTCCAGAGATAGCCGCTGGCTTGGCGCGGTTGATGGTCATGCGATTAACTTATGGAATTTAAGCGCCTTGGAGGGTGAGTTCTCTTATTATCCCTTGAGAGGGCATGCCAAAGCTGTAGAGGATCTGGCATTTTCTCCAGATGGGCGGTGGCTTGTCTCTGCTAGTGCAGACAAAACTGTTAGGCTATGGTCGCTGCAAACCTATCCGCCTGAGTTTGTTCGCGAGCTGACAAAAATGCCGCATCATTACGGAACAGTCTATAGCGTAGCATTTTCGGAGGATGGAAAGTGGCTCGCCGCGGGTGCGGGTGATTTTGTCTTGAAACTGTGGCCGCTGCCGTTCAACAAAAAGAGTCTATCTGCTCCGCACACCTTTCAAGTAGGTGGATTTAGTCAAGAACGTGACCCCGTTTCGTTTTGGAATTTGGCCTTTTCACCGGATAGTCAACAGCTCGCTATAGGTTGTGACGATAACTGGGTTAGGCATTGGTCATTAAGCGATAATCCGCCCGCAGAAATTTATGATTTCTCGATGCGGCAAGCTGATGGAATAAAAAATGTGGCCTTTTCGCCGGATGGTGAATGGTTGGCTACAAGTGATTGGAATAAATCAGTATGTGTGTGGTCAGCCGCTTCGGGTAAACGCCTGGCAAAAATTGATGGCTTTGTGGGACCGGCAACTTTGACAGCACGCTGGTGGAAAAATGACCAGGATAGCGCTTTTCAGGATAATGTTTTTCTAATAACCGGTGGGCCAGACCAGGCTATTCGTTTTTGGCGAGTTATAAAAACCGATAACCAGGGCTGCCAGGTTTCTTTGCACTGGACTTCACATCAAACCAGGTTAACTGCCACTCGTGCATATATTGAGGGAGCTCGAAATTTAAGCTCCACAGCCCAAAAATTACTAATCGGATATGGTGCTCAAGACCCCTCTGCTTCTATATCAGATGAAGAGCATTCTGTATCAGAAGGAGAGTATCCTGTATTAGAAGGGGCCTATCCTGTGTCAGAAGGGGAGTACCCTGTATCAGAAGGAGACCTTTGGTAA
- a CDS encoding rhodanese-like domain-containing protein has protein sequence MSILEQLYTQAQTRCLEHGLPYAGALTPTEAFEILKMDGAARMIDVRTRAELDWVGRPAVNANQYSHLEWISYPTGAPNMAFINQLSEMATFETPLLLICRSAGRSKFAAAAATQAGFTRAFDILEGFEGDKDRHGHRNTINGWRWQGLPWLGV, from the coding sequence ATGAGCATACTTGAGCAGCTTTACACCCAGGCCCAAACGCGTTGCCTGGAACACGGATTGCCCTATGCTGGCGCACTGACGCCTACTGAAGCATTTGAAATCTTGAAAATGGATGGCGCAGCTCGCATGATTGATGTACGCACCCGCGCTGAGCTTGACTGGGTAGGGCGGCCCGCCGTTAACGCTAATCAATATAGTCATCTCGAATGGATAAGCTACCCAACGGGTGCGCCCAATATGGCCTTTATTAATCAATTGAGTGAAATGGCAACTTTTGAAACGCCATTGCTTTTGATCTGCCGTAGCGCCGGCCGCTCAAAATTTGCAGCCGCAGCCGCTACCCAAGCTGGGTTCACGCGTGCTTTCGATATACTCGAAGGCTTTGAAGGCGATAAAGATCGTCACGGCCATCGAAATACAATTAATGGTTGGCGCTGGCAAGGGTTGCCGTGGTTGGGTGTTTAG
- the glnA gene encoding type I glutamate--ammonia ligase: MSKTVADVMQLVSEENVKFIDFRFTDTRGKEQHLSVPATAFEADKFESGQAFDGSSIAGWKGIESSDMLLIPDPDTAYIDPFYEEPTLVLTCDVVEPSDGKGYERDPRSLAKRAQAYLKSTGLGDTAYFGPEPEFFIFDSVQWGVDMSGSFVKVNSEEAPWSSGKEYEHGNTGHRPNVKGGYFPVAPVDTFQDMRSEMCLLLEQLGVPVEVHHHEVAGEGQNEIGTKFSTLVQRADWTQILKYVVHNVAHTYGKTATFMPKPIVGDNGSGMHVHQSIWKDGQNLFAGHGYAGLSEFALYYIGGIIKHARALNAITNPTTNSYKRLVPGFEAPVKLAYSARNRSASIRIPHVSSPKGRRIETRFPDPMANPYLAFSALLMAGLDGVQNRLHPGEAADKNLYDLPPEEDKKIPTVCASLDEALHHLDQDREFLTRGGVFTDSMLDAYIELKMAELTRFRMTTHPVEFDMYYSL; the protein is encoded by the coding sequence ATGAGTAAAACCGTAGCCGATGTAATGCAACTTGTGAGTGAAGAAAACGTCAAGTTTATCGATTTTCGTTTTACCGATACGCGTGGCAAAGAACAGCACCTATCGGTACCGGCAACGGCGTTTGAAGCGGATAAATTCGAAAGCGGCCAGGCCTTCGATGGCTCTTCAATTGCGGGTTGGAAAGGGATTGAATCCTCCGACATGTTGCTCATCCCCGATCCCGACACAGCGTATATTGACCCTTTCTATGAAGAGCCAACCCTGGTTTTGACTTGTGATGTGGTTGAGCCCTCAGATGGCAAAGGTTATGAACGCGATCCGCGCTCCCTAGCCAAACGCGCGCAAGCTTACCTTAAGAGTACTGGCTTAGGCGACACCGCTTATTTTGGACCGGAACCCGAATTCTTTATTTTTGATTCCGTGCAATGGGGCGTTGATATGTCAGGCTCCTTTGTCAAAGTAAATTCAGAAGAAGCACCGTGGTCTTCAGGCAAAGAATATGAACATGGCAACACTGGTCACCGCCCCAATGTAAAAGGCGGCTACTTCCCAGTAGCACCAGTCGATACCTTTCAAGATATGCGCTCTGAAATGTGCCTATTGCTTGAACAGCTCGGCGTGCCAGTTGAAGTGCATCACCACGAAGTGGCAGGTGAAGGGCAAAATGAAATCGGCACAAAGTTTTCAACTTTGGTGCAACGGGCGGATTGGACTCAGATCCTAAAATATGTGGTGCACAATGTTGCGCACACTTATGGCAAAACCGCTACCTTTATGCCTAAACCCATCGTCGGCGACAATGGTTCCGGCATGCATGTTCATCAATCGATCTGGAAAGATGGTCAAAACCTGTTTGCCGGCCATGGTTATGCGGGGCTATCCGAGTTTGCGCTGTATTACATTGGCGGCATTATCAAACATGCGCGGGCGCTGAATGCCATTACAAACCCAACAACCAATTCGTACAAGCGCTTGGTACCCGGTTTTGAAGCACCCGTTAAACTCGCTTATTCAGCGCGTAACCGCTCTGCTTCAATTCGTATTCCGCATGTCTCAAGCCCGAAAGGCCGCCGGATTGAAACGCGTTTTCCAGATCCAATGGCTAATCCGTATTTGGCGTTTTCTGCGCTCTTAATGGCAGGGTTAGATGGTGTACAAAACCGACTTCATCCAGGTGAAGCAGCAGACAAGAATCTTTATGATTTGCCGCCTGAAGAAGATAAGAAAATCCCAACCGTTTGCGCAAGTTTAGATGAAGCACTGCATCACCTCGATCAAGATCGTGAATTCTTAACTCGCGGCGGTGTTTTTACCGATAGCATGCTCGATGCCTACATTGAATTAAAAATGGCGGAGCTGACACGTTTCAGAATGACAACGCATCCAGTTGAATTCGATATGTATTACTCGCTATAA
- a CDS encoding TDT family transporter translates to MIPLPLNRLSHPRELVRQFTPNWFTATMGTGIVALALARFPFSVTGVKAAGEVLWLINIGLFIVCSLLYAARWIFFFDGAKRIFQHSSMGMFFGAIPMGLATILNGFLVFGTERWGHIAVEIATLLWWLDAALALLCAWLIPFLMFTRQNHTLQNMTAIWLLPIVAAEVTAASGGLLLGYLPANPTSSSILFFSYVLWGTSVLPALGILAILFLRMVLHKLPGRDMAVSSWLSIGPIGTGALGLLQLGEQAPRILVAPELVSVGQLAESTGIIGACILWGYGLWWLVLAILTTLHYMRQGLPFNMGWWAFTFPIGVYALATLTLARITGVELFALLGTIFVCMLLGFWLIVTGRTLMGIYHGTLFVAPCLEGTKLQSPVPLKRL, encoded by the coding sequence ATGATTCCGCTCCCTCTGAATCGCTTGTCACATCCGCGTGAACTCGTCCGGCAATTTACGCCTAATTGGTTTACCGCCACGATGGGTACGGGTATTGTTGCATTGGCGCTAGCGCGCTTCCCTTTTTCAGTCACTGGGGTTAAGGCAGCGGGTGAGGTGCTTTGGTTGATCAATATAGGTTTATTTATAGTGTGTAGCCTGTTATATGCGGCACGCTGGATATTTTTCTTTGATGGAGCCAAACGCATTTTTCAGCATAGCTCGATGGGAATGTTTTTTGGCGCGATCCCGATGGGGCTCGCGACCATCCTTAACGGTTTTTTGGTTTTTGGCACTGAACGATGGGGGCACATCGCGGTCGAAATTGCTACCCTCCTTTGGTGGCTGGATGCAGCGCTAGCTCTGCTCTGTGCCTGGCTAATTCCGTTTCTGATGTTTACCCGCCAAAACCACACCTTGCAAAACATGACAGCCATTTGGCTACTGCCGATTGTGGCGGCGGAAGTAACCGCTGCATCGGGTGGTTTGCTGCTGGGCTATTTGCCAGCGAATCCAACCTCTAGCTCTATTTTATTTTTCAGCTATGTGCTGTGGGGGACTTCGGTTTTGCCCGCTTTGGGGATACTCGCCATTTTGTTTCTACGCATGGTGCTGCATAAATTGCCCGGCCGCGATATGGCTGTCTCAAGCTGGCTTTCAATTGGTCCGATCGGCACAGGTGCGCTCGGTCTGCTGCAACTGGGCGAACAAGCGCCGCGTATTCTGGTTGCACCCGAACTTGTTAGTGTCGGACAACTTGCCGAAAGTACTGGCATCATCGGCGCCTGTATCTTATGGGGCTATGGTTTGTGGTGGTTGGTGCTCGCGATTTTGACCACCCTGCATTATATGCGGCAAGGATTACCTTTTAATATGGGATGGTGGGCGTTTACGTTTCCAATCGGTGTCTATGCGTTAGCAACCTTAACATTGGCGCGGATCACGGGGGTCGAGTTGTTTGCCCTACTGGGGACTATTTTCGTCTGCATGTTGCTTGGCTTCTGGCTGATTGTTACAGGGCGCACCCTCATGGGTATTTATCATGGCACGCTATTTGTAGCGCCCTGCCTGGAAGGGACAAAATTACAATCGCCAGTGCCGCTAAAGCGCTTATAA